From Mytilus galloprovincialis chromosome 9, xbMytGall1.hap1.1, whole genome shotgun sequence, the proteins below share one genomic window:
- the LOC143044853 gene encoding uncharacterized protein LOC143044853, translating into MECDKHNQPLHLYCPSHLMPSCDVCISTSHSKCTGITSLASVVEKTKIEKSKVTVEKDINHFLSILDKLVTSKSKNIKTGKNHCIGVKKSINEIRKEINKHLDHLEEKLCQETDIIWNQEKSKATDFISEIEGKRENLKEMKEHLQTVTANTSKLQSFLGVHKIEQQVHQCQCYIEDLEDDERTKEVDIKMKRNGEIENILSKLVSFESLGEVMVLKTEINLNKESSLRRKAQVESQEQSNINNMTMNIETKIEINIERHISDMICLMDGRVIVVESYGKVNLLSSDGKLQKQLPIPGEAWGVTQINEDNIAITYPTERAIKIFNMENETVTKVFQIGKLCYGLSFSNNSLAVGLYEEGIRILDLEGDTLKSIQVQSKSILHYLVYCNKRVFYSDYEGKAVYCVDESGKQIWQYKHDLTITEGICIDTYGNTIVIDSNSHRILVISKDGQDSKILISEEDGLVHPQFICFKHNESSGFICGYNGIYLTKCNLSCE; encoded by the coding sequence ATGGAGTGTGACAAACATAATCAACCGCTCCACTTGTACTGTCCCAGTCATTTAATGCCATCCTGTGATGTATGTATTTCCACTAGTCATTCAAAATGTACTGGAATAACAAGTTTAGCCAGTGTAGTGGAGAaaaccaaaattgaaaaatctaaaGTGACTGTAGAGAAAGACATAAATCATTTCTTATCTATTCTTGACAAATTAGTGACCAGTAAatcaaaaaacattaaaacaggaaaaaatcATTGCATAGGCGTAAAGAAATCAATTAATGAAATaagaaaggaaataaataaacatttggACCACCTAGAGGAGAAGTTATGTCAAGAAACTGATATCATCTGGAAtcaagaaaaatcaaaagcaactGATTTCATCTCAGAAATTGAAGGGAAAAGGGAAAACTTGAAGGAGATGAAAGAACATTTACAAACAGTCACAGCAAATACTTCCAAACTGCAATCTTTTCTAGGTGTACATAAGATTGAACAACAAGTACATCAATGTCAATGTTATATTGAAGATCTAGAAGATGATGAGAGAACCAAAGAAGTTGACATCAAAATGAAGCGAAATGGTGAGATAGAAAACATACTAAGTAAATTAGTTTCATTTGAATCATTAGGAGAAGTCATGGTTTTAAAGACAGAAATAAACTTAAATAAAGAATCAAGTTTGAGGAGGAAAGCACAAGTAGAATCACAAGAACAATCcaacataaacaacatgacaaTGAATATTGAGACAAAGATAGAAATCAACATAGAGAGGCATATTAGTGACATGATTTGTCTGATGGATGGAAGAGTTATAGTAGTGGAATCCTATGGTAAAGTTAACCTACTTAGTTCTGATGGCAAACTTCAGAAACAGTTACCTATACCTGGTGAAGCCTGGGGTGTTACACAGATCAATGAGGACAATATTGCCATAACTTATCCTACTGAGAGAGCCATTAAGATCTTCAATATGGAGAATGAAACAGTTACCAAAGTTTTCCAAATAGGAAAACTATGCTATggtttatcattttcaaataattcCCTGGCTGTAGGTTTGTATGAGGAGGGAATCCGTATTTTAGACTTAGAAGGAGATACACTGAAGTCAATACAAGTTCAGAGTAAATCAATCCTGCATTATCTTGTTTACTGTAACAAAAGAGTATTCTATAGTGACTATGAGGGTAAAGCAGTATACTGTGTTGATGAATCAGGTAAACAGATCTGGCAGTATAAACATGATTTAACAATAACAGAAGGAATTTGTATAGATACTTATGGTAACACTATTGTAATAGACAGTAATTCTCATAGAATATTAGTAATATCAAAAGATGGCCAAGATAGTAAAATACTGATAAGTGAGGAGGATGGACTGGTGCATCCACAGTTTATCTGTTTTAAACATAATGAGTCTTCAGGTTTTATTTGTGGTTATAATGGCATATACTTGACCAAATGTAATTTGTCATGTGAATAA